A genomic segment from Nicotiana sylvestris chromosome 1, ASM39365v2, whole genome shotgun sequence encodes:
- the LOC138890420 gene encoding uncharacterized protein, with amino-acid sequence MKNETNEPQHIIHMILGGIDAPQKPMMRRIKISITREKRTRSYVPEDALTFSEEDIETLSQAHNDALVISFLVNAFQIKRVLVDPGSSANIIRLRVLEQLELLDQIVPASRVLNGFNMANEIMKKEITLPINVANTIKNAKFHVIEGDMRYNALLERPWIHCMRAVPSTLHQMMIFPTKDGIETVYGEQQAAREMFVVHDVTPTSISLPPKG; translated from the coding sequence ATgaagaacgaaacaaatgagccacaacatatcatccacatgatcttgggaggcatcgatgccccgcAAAAGCCCATGATGAGAAGaataaaaatatccatcactagagaaaagagAACTCGGAGCTATGTACctgaggatgctctcacattcagtgaagaggacattgagaccttgtctcaggctcacaacgacgcactggtaatctctttccttgtgaatgcatttcaaattaaacgtgtacttgtggatccaggtagctcagctaACATTATCAGGTTGAGGGTATTAGAGCAACTcgaactgcttgaccaaatcgtgcctgcctctcgagtcctcaacggattcaacatggcaaacgaaataatgaaaaaagaaatcaccctcccaatcAACGTGGCCAACACAAtaaaaaatgccaaattccacgtcattgaaggagacatgaggtacaatgccttactcgaaaggccatggatacactgtatgagagcagtaccatccaccctccatcaaatgatgatattcccgacaaaggatgggattgAAACCGTCTATGGCGAACAGCAGGCGGCAAGAGAAATGTTCGTAGTACACGATGTGACGCCGACATCAATATCTCTACCACCAAAGGGGTAG
- the LOC138890427 gene encoding uncharacterized protein — protein sequence MGEECQCQEMACVWTGLDEYSRIQSCTTAKEIWDTLQVAHEGTSQVKRSRGTLLYSQYENFTMKEGETIQELYTWFTTLTNELKSLRIIFLEEDGVEKILTRVLPVTWESKIIAIYESKNIATLKLDELIENLTAYELRR from the coding sequence atggggGAAGAATGCCAATgtcaagaaatggcttgtgtgtggactggtCTAGATGAGTACAGtaggattcaaagttgtaccactgctaaggagatatgggacactttacaagtggctcatgaaggaacttctcaagtaaagagatcaagaggaacactgctatattcacaatatgagaatttcactatgaaggaaggagaaactatccaggAGTTGTACACatggttcacaacactaacaaatgaacttaaatctcttagGATAATTTTCCTTGAAGAAGACggggttgagaaaatcttgacaagggtcttacCCGTGACTTGGGAAAGTAAAATCATTGCTATTTatgaatcaaagaacattgctactctcaagttggatgaactgattgaaaaccttactgcctatgaactaagaaggtaa